Proteins encoded within one genomic window of Manis pentadactyla isolate mManPen7 chromosome 4, mManPen7.hap1, whole genome shotgun sequence:
- the C4H1orf159 gene encoding uncharacterized protein C1orf159 homolog isoform X4 produces the protein MALRRAVLLAGLLAEVTGKSSEGTGQQPECCVDMEDINTTCPGTSLCGPGCYRHWNDDGSVSCIRCRNGTNNGSECRGLAGRGTQLPVNRSTAMPGRPNFGGHQAAAALLLGTFLISSGLILSVAGFFYLKRASKLPKVFYGRNKAPALQPAETAAMIPPPQSSVRKPRYVRHERTLDRDAGPTSVSSVETRVSNV, from the exons ATGGCGCTCCGGCGTGCTGTCCTCCTGGCCGGCCTCCTGGCGGAAGTCACTGGCAAATCTTCAGAGGGCACG GGCCAGCAGCCTGAATGTTGTGTGGACATGGAAGACATCAACACTACCTGCCCAGGTACAAGCCTGTGTGGCCCAG GCTGCTACCGGCACTGGAACGACGATGGGAGCGTCAGCTGCATCCGGTGCAGGAATGGGACCAACAACGGCTCCGAGTGCCGAGGCC TCGCTGGCCGGGGCACCCAGCTCCCAGTGAACAGAAGCACAGCCATGCCTGGGCGGCCAAATTTTG GCGGCCACCAGGCGGCAGCTGCCCTCCTCCTGGGGACGTTCCTCATCAGCTCCGGCCTCATCCTCTCCGTGGCTGGGTTCTTCTACCTCAAGCGTGCCAGTAAGCTCCCCAAGGTCTTCTATGGAAGAAACAAAG cccctgccctgcagcCTGCTGAAACA GCTGCGATGATCCCCCCACCACAATCCTCAG TGCGGAAGCCACGCTACGTCAGGCACGAGCGGACCTTGGACAGAGACGCGGGCCCTACTTCTGTCTCCTCGGTAGAGACTCGGGTCAGCAATGTCTGA
- the C4H1orf159 gene encoding uncharacterized protein C1orf159 homolog isoform X7: MALRRAVLLAGLLAEVTGKSSEGTGQQPECCVDMEDINTTCPGTSLCGPGPEYLFLGLPGSDCPYSSVEPGEPRKPGPAIWCHCRRSSCHSDHCVYIKHCIGCYRHWNDDGSVSCIRCRNGTNNGSECRGLAGRGTQLPVNRSTAMPGRPNFGSGGHPHRHVRAHCPS; encoded by the exons ATGGCGCTCCGGCGTGCTGTCCTCCTGGCCGGCCTCCTGGCGGAAGTCACTGGCAAATCTTCAGAGGGCACG GGCCAGCAGCCTGAATGTTGTGTGGACATGGAAGACATCAACACTACCTGCCCAGGTACAAGCCTGTGTGGCCCAG gtcccgAGTATCTTTTCCTGGGCCTGCCAGGGAGTGACTGTCCTTACTCATCGGTTGAGCCTGGGGAACCCAGGAAGCCAG GCCCTGCCATCTGGTGTCACTGCAGAAGATCTTCATGTCACAGTGACCACTGTGTGTACATTAAACATTGTATTG GCTGCTACCGGCACTGGAACGACGATGGGAGCGTCAGCTGCATCCGGTGCAGGAATGGGACCAACAACGGCTCCGAGTGCCGAGGCC TCGCTGGCCGGGGCACCCAGCTCCCAGTGAACAGAAGCACAGCCATGCCTGGGCGGCCAAATTTTG GGTCAGGAGGGCATCCCCACAGGCATGTAAGAGCACATTGCCCCAGCTGA
- the C4H1orf159 gene encoding uncharacterized protein C1orf159 homolog isoform X1, with product MALRRAVLLAGLLAEVTGKSSEGTGQQPECCVDMEDINTTCPGTSLCGPGPEYLFLGLPGSDCPYSSVEPGEPRKPGPAIWCHCRRSSCHSDHCVYIKHCIGCYRHWNDDGSVSCIRCRNGTNNGSECRGLAGRGTQLPVNRSTAMPGRPNFGGHQAAAALLLGTFLISSGLILSVAGFFYLKRASKLPKVFYGRNKAPALQPAETAAMIPPPQSSVRKPRYVRHERTLDRDAGPTSVSSVETRVSNV from the exons ATGGCGCTCCGGCGTGCTGTCCTCCTGGCCGGCCTCCTGGCGGAAGTCACTGGCAAATCTTCAGAGGGCACG GGCCAGCAGCCTGAATGTTGTGTGGACATGGAAGACATCAACACTACCTGCCCAGGTACAAGCCTGTGTGGCCCAG gtcccgAGTATCTTTTCCTGGGCCTGCCAGGGAGTGACTGTCCTTACTCATCGGTTGAGCCTGGGGAACCCAGGAAGCCAG GCCCTGCCATCTGGTGTCACTGCAGAAGATCTTCATGTCACAGTGACCACTGTGTGTACATTAAACATTGTATTG GCTGCTACCGGCACTGGAACGACGATGGGAGCGTCAGCTGCATCCGGTGCAGGAATGGGACCAACAACGGCTCCGAGTGCCGAGGCC TCGCTGGCCGGGGCACCCAGCTCCCAGTGAACAGAAGCACAGCCATGCCTGGGCGGCCAAATTTTG GCGGCCACCAGGCGGCAGCTGCCCTCCTCCTGGGGACGTTCCTCATCAGCTCCGGCCTCATCCTCTCCGTGGCTGGGTTCTTCTACCTCAAGCGTGCCAGTAAGCTCCCCAAGGTCTTCTATGGAAGAAACAAAG cccctgccctgcagcCTGCTGAAACA GCTGCGATGATCCCCCCACCACAATCCTCAG TGCGGAAGCCACGCTACGTCAGGCACGAGCGGACCTTGGACAGAGACGCGGGCCCTACTTCTGTCTCCTCGGTAGAGACTCGGGTCAGCAATGTCTGA
- the C4H1orf159 gene encoding uncharacterized protein C1orf159 homolog isoform X5, whose product MALRRAVLLAGLLAEVTGKSSEGTGQQPECCVDMEDINTTCPGTSLCGPGPEYLFLGLPGSDCPYSSVEPGEPRKPGPAIWCHCRRSSCHSDHCVYIKHCIGCYRHWNDDGSVSCIRCRNGTNNGSECRGLAGRGTQLPVNRSTAMPGRPNFGSDPAGQGVRGPHLHRVLRKETGNSGPASP is encoded by the exons ATGGCGCTCCGGCGTGCTGTCCTCCTGGCCGGCCTCCTGGCGGAAGTCACTGGCAAATCTTCAGAGGGCACG GGCCAGCAGCCTGAATGTTGTGTGGACATGGAAGACATCAACACTACCTGCCCAGGTACAAGCCTGTGTGGCCCAG gtcccgAGTATCTTTTCCTGGGCCTGCCAGGGAGTGACTGTCCTTACTCATCGGTTGAGCCTGGGGAACCCAGGAAGCCAG GCCCTGCCATCTGGTGTCACTGCAGAAGATCTTCATGTCACAGTGACCACTGTGTGTACATTAAACATTGTATTG GCTGCTACCGGCACTGGAACGACGATGGGAGCGTCAGCTGCATCCGGTGCAGGAATGGGACCAACAACGGCTCCGAGTGCCGAGGCC TCGCTGGCCGGGGCACCCAGCTCCCAGTGAACAGAAGCACAGCCATGCCTGGGCGGCCAAATTTTG GCTCTGACCCGGCAGGCCAGGGGGTGCGGGGCCCCCATCTGCACCGAGTCTTGAGGAAGGAGACGGGGAACTCAGGTCCTGCCTCCCCATGA
- the C4H1orf159 gene encoding uncharacterized protein C1orf159 homolog isoform X6, with translation MALRRAVLLAGLLAEVTGKSSEGTGQQPECCVDMEDINTTCPGTSLCGPGPEYLFLGLPGSDCPYSSVEPGEPRKPGPAIWCHCRRSSCHSDHCVYIKHCIGCYRHWNDDGSVSCIRCRNGTNNGSECRGLAGRGTQLPVNRSTAMPGRPNFAALLECWPGGDCKHCMCTLPWSSRF, from the exons ATGGCGCTCCGGCGTGCTGTCCTCCTGGCCGGCCTCCTGGCGGAAGTCACTGGCAAATCTTCAGAGGGCACG GGCCAGCAGCCTGAATGTTGTGTGGACATGGAAGACATCAACACTACCTGCCCAGGTACAAGCCTGTGTGGCCCAG gtcccgAGTATCTTTTCCTGGGCCTGCCAGGGAGTGACTGTCCTTACTCATCGGTTGAGCCTGGGGAACCCAGGAAGCCAG GCCCTGCCATCTGGTGTCACTGCAGAAGATCTTCATGTCACAGTGACCACTGTGTGTACATTAAACATTGTATTG GCTGCTACCGGCACTGGAACGACGATGGGAGCGTCAGCTGCATCCGGTGCAGGAATGGGACCAACAACGGCTCCGAGTGCCGAGGCC TCGCTGGCCGGGGCACCCAGCTCCCAGTGAACAGAAGCACAGCCATGCCTGGGCGGCCAAATTTTG CTGCTCTTCTAGAATGTTGGCCCGGAGGAGACTGCAAACACTGCATGTGCACCCTACCCTGGTCCTCGCGATTCTGA
- the C4H1orf159 gene encoding uncharacterized protein C1orf159 homolog isoform X3: protein MALRRAVLLAGLLAEVTGKSSEGTGQQPECCVDMEDINTTCPGTSLCGPGPAIWCHCRRSSCHSDHCVYIKHCIGCYRHWNDDGSVSCIRCRNGTNNGSECRGLAGRGTQLPVNRSTAMPGRPNFGGHQAAAALLLGTFLISSGLILSVAGFFYLKRASKLPKVFYGRNKAPALQPAETAAMIPPPQSSVRKPRYVRHERTLDRDAGPTSVSSVETRVSNV from the exons ATGGCGCTCCGGCGTGCTGTCCTCCTGGCCGGCCTCCTGGCGGAAGTCACTGGCAAATCTTCAGAGGGCACG GGCCAGCAGCCTGAATGTTGTGTGGACATGGAAGACATCAACACTACCTGCCCAGGTACAAGCCTGTGTGGCCCAG GCCCTGCCATCTGGTGTCACTGCAGAAGATCTTCATGTCACAGTGACCACTGTGTGTACATTAAACATTGTATTG GCTGCTACCGGCACTGGAACGACGATGGGAGCGTCAGCTGCATCCGGTGCAGGAATGGGACCAACAACGGCTCCGAGTGCCGAGGCC TCGCTGGCCGGGGCACCCAGCTCCCAGTGAACAGAAGCACAGCCATGCCTGGGCGGCCAAATTTTG GCGGCCACCAGGCGGCAGCTGCCCTCCTCCTGGGGACGTTCCTCATCAGCTCCGGCCTCATCCTCTCCGTGGCTGGGTTCTTCTACCTCAAGCGTGCCAGTAAGCTCCCCAAGGTCTTCTATGGAAGAAACAAAG cccctgccctgcagcCTGCTGAAACA GCTGCGATGATCCCCCCACCACAATCCTCAG TGCGGAAGCCACGCTACGTCAGGCACGAGCGGACCTTGGACAGAGACGCGGGCCCTACTTCTGTCTCCTCGGTAGAGACTCGGGTCAGCAATGTCTGA
- the C4H1orf159 gene encoding uncharacterized protein C1orf159 homolog isoform X2 yields MALRRAVLLAGLLAEVTGKSSEGTGQQPECCVDMEDINTTCPGTSLCGPGPEYLFLGLPGSDCPYSSVEPGEPRKPGCYRHWNDDGSVSCIRCRNGTNNGSECRGLAGRGTQLPVNRSTAMPGRPNFGGHQAAAALLLGTFLISSGLILSVAGFFYLKRASKLPKVFYGRNKAPALQPAETAAMIPPPQSSVRKPRYVRHERTLDRDAGPTSVSSVETRVSNV; encoded by the exons ATGGCGCTCCGGCGTGCTGTCCTCCTGGCCGGCCTCCTGGCGGAAGTCACTGGCAAATCTTCAGAGGGCACG GGCCAGCAGCCTGAATGTTGTGTGGACATGGAAGACATCAACACTACCTGCCCAGGTACAAGCCTGTGTGGCCCAG gtcccgAGTATCTTTTCCTGGGCCTGCCAGGGAGTGACTGTCCTTACTCATCGGTTGAGCCTGGGGAACCCAGGAAGCCAG GCTGCTACCGGCACTGGAACGACGATGGGAGCGTCAGCTGCATCCGGTGCAGGAATGGGACCAACAACGGCTCCGAGTGCCGAGGCC TCGCTGGCCGGGGCACCCAGCTCCCAGTGAACAGAAGCACAGCCATGCCTGGGCGGCCAAATTTTG GCGGCCACCAGGCGGCAGCTGCCCTCCTCCTGGGGACGTTCCTCATCAGCTCCGGCCTCATCCTCTCCGTGGCTGGGTTCTTCTACCTCAAGCGTGCCAGTAAGCTCCCCAAGGTCTTCTATGGAAGAAACAAAG cccctgccctgcagcCTGCTGAAACA GCTGCGATGATCCCCCCACCACAATCCTCAG TGCGGAAGCCACGCTACGTCAGGCACGAGCGGACCTTGGACAGAGACGCGGGCCCTACTTCTGTCTCCTCGGTAGAGACTCGGGTCAGCAATGTCTGA